The Alkalihalophilus pseudofirmus nucleotide sequence GCGATCTTCTATGCTGCCTGATTCTAACTCTAACTCCCTCAAACGGGTCTTCGCATCTTGAAAAGCATTCCTCGCCTGTTCTCCATTTGTTTTAAGAGTCTCTAATTGCGTTTCAAGCGACTGCATTTCTCTTTTTGATTCTTTCACTTCTGTTTCAAGCGCAGCAGCTGAACTTTTTAGTTTATTTAGTTTCGCCACTAATTCATCGAGCTCGCGTTTACGGCCAAGGAGCGGTGTTTGCTTTTGTTTAATGCTTCCGCCAGTCATAGAACCACCTGGATTAACCACATCCCCCTCAAGGGTGACGACGCGGTATCTATGGTTAAGCATTCTTGCTATTTTATTGGCCCCTTCTAAGTCACGAGCAATAATAACTTGACCAAGAAGCTGCGAAAACAGTTGGTGGTACTGTTCTTCGTATGTTAATAGCTTAGAGGCGATCCCGACAAAAGCTGGTTCCTGTGTTAGGGAATGAAGCAGGTGATCGGGAAGCTGTCTCTCTTTCATAACCGGCAAAGGCAGGAACGTGGCTCGGCCAAGACGATGTTGTTTAAGAAAAGTAATGGCTCCCCTAGCACTTTTCTCACTCTCAACAACGATGTGCTGTGAAGCAGCTCCTAATGCTATTTCAAGAGCTGTCTCATATTCTTTTGGTACGGTAGTTAATTCTGCAACCGCCCCAACAATCCCTTCAAGCTTCCCTTCTCTGGCCTTCAGGATTTCTTTTACCCCGTGAAAGAACCCAGAAAAGTCAGCTTGCATTTCTTCAAGCACCTCTGCCCTTGACTGCATTTTTTGAATGAGCTGATAGGCTTCATAAAGTTTAGATTCACGCTTTTGGTAACGTGTTCTTACTTGATCTAATTGGGTTTGACTTTTGCGATACTGGTCTATATTTTGTTCTAGTTCACGTTCTTTCACTTCAACTTCTACTTTTGCTTCATTCAACCTGCTAGAAAGCTGCTCGCGGCCTTTAAGCAGGTCTTGATTTTCATCTTCTAACCTTGATTGTTTAAATGCTTGCTGCCTTTTTTGTTCGACCAAGTAATGGCGCTCATTTCGAATCGATGCTTGTTCATTAAGGACTTCAATATAATCTGATTTCAAACGATCTAACTCTTTATTAACATCTTTTTCAGTTAGCTTTAATCGTTTTTCTTGTTCTGTAATTTCTTCATTTAAAGATTTAACAATGGATTGGGCGGATATCACCTTATCTTCTTGCTCAGTAAGCTCGGCCAAAAGCGCTGCTTGTTGTTCACAAATCCGCTCTATTGACTTCTCTAACTGTTCTTTATTTTGAGAAGCATTTTTCTTTCGTTCTTTTAATACTTCTCGCTTCCCTTCATTTTTCTCAAGTTCTTCACTCACTGCGAGCAAGTTTGCCTGCGTTACGCTGAGCTCTTGATCTAAATGTTTAGAGCGCTCTCTAAGATTCTCAAGTTCTTCTTCCATCTCAATAAGCTTTTGATGTCTTTTATCATGCTCTTGATGCAAGCTTTGGAGTTTTTCCTTTTCACTGTTCCAATCTTGATGCAGCTCTTCGATTTCGTGCACCATTAAAGCGATCTCTACTTCTTTTAATTCTTCTTTTTTCTCCAAGTAATCTTTAGCGATCGAAGCCTGAATCTCCAACGGTTCTACTTGTGCCTTCAATTCATGAAGAATATCTTCAACACGCAGTAAGTTATCTTGTGTTTCAGTTAATCGCTTTTCTGCTTTAACTTTTCTCGTCTTATACTTAAGGACACCTGCAGCTTCCTCAAATATCACTCGGCGATCTTCTGCCTTGCTGCTTAAAATCTCCTCTACTTTCCCTTGTCCAATAATGGAGTAAGCTTCTCTGCCAAGCCCCGAGTCTAAAAACAAATCGATAATATCTTTTAATCGACATGGCTGCTTATTAATTAAGTATTCACTATCACCAGAACGATAGACCCGTCTTGTGACACTCACTTCACTATAATCAATCGATAAGTGCTGATCCTCATTATCTAAAATCAAGCTGACCTCTGCGTAGTTTAACCGCTTGCGCGTATCACTTCCGGCAAAAATAATATCTTCCATTTTCGAACCGCGCAGTGACTTAGCAGATTGTTCACCAAGCACCCATCTAACCGCATCTGATATGTTACTTTTCCCACTCCCATTTGGACCGACTACTGCTGTGACCCCTGGGACAAATTCAATATTCATTTGTTCTGCAAATGATTTAAATCCTACGACCTCTAGTCGTTTGAGGAACATAATCCTTCCCCCTAACCTTGTTTAACAACTTTCCTATTTTACCATAATACCTGTATGAATACATCCGTCTCTTCACGCAGGATCCTGCTCCTTAGATCATACTCAATAGATCATACTCAATTTAAATTAAACTCAGTTTCTTTAAACGTTGTAGGACAAATAGACCCTCGTATGATACGATAGAATTTGACTAATTTATAGATGAGGTGTAAATATGGATCTCTCCACTACAAGCCGTGAAAATATTGAGTATATGATTGAAGAAATTAAGACGAAGTTACAAATTGTAAATGCCGGTGCACTAAATGCAAAGAGTTTTGACACAGATCAGTATGAAGACCTTCGTGATATTTATGAAATGATTATGAGCAAACAATCCTTTTCTGTAAGTGAACTGGATGCAATTGTTTCAGAGCTAGGCAAAATGAGAAAACGCTAATAAAAAACGTGCCTTCCATAACTCATGGATCAGGCACGTTTTTTAATGTCTACTTATCTTTTTTCTCGCTCAGCTTGATAAGAGCTTGCTGGGCTGCGTGTTGTTCGGCTTCTTTTTTAGAACGGCCAGAACCAACACCTAACTTACTTTCATTTAATTGTACTTCTGATACAAACTCACGATTATGTGCTGGTCCGATTTCTTGGACAATCACATATTGAATCTGACCGAGGTTATCTCTTTGAATAAACTCTTGCAGCTGACTTTTAAAATCCATCATATGAGAAAAAGCACCATCGTTAATTTTAGGATACATCGTTTGACTTAAAAATTTATAAACTGCTTCTAAATCTTGATCTAGATACAGGGCGCCGATAAAGGATTCAAACACATCGGCGAGCAGGGCTGGTCTATTGCGGCCGCCCGTCATCTCTTCCCCTTTACCTAATAAAACAAGCTCTCCAAACTCAAGCTCTTCGGCAAAACGGGCTAATGATGGCTCACATACAATAGAAGCACGAAGCTTCGTCATTTCCCCTTCACTCATCGAGTTGAATTTCTTATAAAGAAATTGTGAAACAGCTAGTTCAAGTACAGCGTCCCCTAAAAATTCAAGTCTTTCGTTATCCTGAAACGAGTAGATACGGTGCTCATTCACATAGGATGAATGAGTAAATGCTTGGATGAGTAGCTTACGATTTTCAAAAGTCAGATCAATTTTCAAAAGCAAATCATCAAATTGCTTTTTTTGTTCTTCGGTCAAAGTGAGTCGGCGATTATGACGCCGGCGATCGTAATAATTCGATCTCGGTTTACGGTGGTTCTTAGAAGATTGCGGCATGTTGACCTCCAACACTATGAAAATGTACTTGTTTGGGATTATCTGTTTTTGTAAAGCAAGTCCCACATGATTTGCATATGGGACTCCTCACCAACTACTGACGGCTGTTTATGTAATCAACGACATCAGCAACAGTCGAAATTTTCTCAGCTTCTTCATCAGAAATCTCAAGATCAAACTCATCTTCAAGCTCCATAACAAGCTCAACTACGTCTAATGAATCTGCGCCTAAATCATCCTTGAATGAAGCTTCCGGTTTTACGTCTGCTTCCTCAACACCTAAACGATCAACAACGATCGTCGTTACACGTGATAATGTATCTGCCATGTACGTTCACCCCCTCTCAAGTCGTGTGAAAGCTAGAAGAATTTTAACGGTAAAGAAGCAACATGTCAATACCGTATTGAACTTTCCTTTTACTGCATAACCATACCGCCATCAACATTCAGCGTTTGGCCAGTTATGTACGCTGCATCATCACTAGCTAAAAAGCGCACGACAGAGGCAATATGTTCAGGCTTGCCTAGAGCTCCTAAAGGAATCTGCCCAAGCATCACTGCTTTCATATCTTCTGTTAATTCATCAGTCATATCTGTTGTAATAAAGCCAGGTGCGACAGCATTCACTAAAATATTTCTGTTAGCAAGTTCTCTTGCCATTGTCTTAGTTAAACCGATGACACCAGCTTTTGCTGCTACGTAATTTGCTTGCCCGGCATTACCTAAAATACCCACTACCGAAGCTACATTAATTATTCTCCCGTAGCGCTGCTTCATCATTTGACGGGTCACAGCCTTAGAGCAGTTAAATACTCCTTTAAGGTTTGTATCAATCACTGCATCCCAATCATCTTCTTTCATTCTCATGAGAAGATTGTCACGAGTAATACCTGCGTTATTAACAAGAATATCTACTCGGCCAAATGCCTCGATTGATTCTTTTATCATAGCTTGGACGCTTTCGCTGTTAGCCACACCTGCTTGAACAGCCAGTGCATCCACACCTAATTCTTTACATGAAGCAACTACTTCTTCAGCTTTAGCGACACTTCCTGCATAATTCACCACAATATTTGCGCCGTTTTTAGCAAGTTCTAGTGCAATAGCACGCCCGATTCCTCGTGATGCACCTGTTACGACTGCGACTTTCCCTTGTAGCATTATTCCTTCACTCCTTCAAGTTTAGCGACCACTTTATTAAGGCTTTCTCGATCATTTACAGCAAAAGCTTGCGCGCGGCGGTTTACTTTTTTCACGAGACCCGTTAATACATTTCCTGAACCGACTTCAATAAATGTATCGACTCCAAGATCTTGTAGTTCTCTAATCGTTTCTTCCCAACGCACAGGAGAATATACTTGCTCTACTAATTTTTGTTCGATCTCATTCGCATCTGTTTGCGCTTTAGCTGTCACATTTGCAATGACAGGAACTTTTGCATCTTTAATCGTGATTTCCTTTAATACATCTTCTAGTTTATCTGCAGCAGGCTTCATTAAAGATGAATGGAATGGCCCGCTTACCGGAAGTGGAATTACCCGTTTAGCCCCTTTTTCTTTAGCAAGTTCACCACATAGAGCAACGCCTTCGCTAGAACCAGAAATAACAATTTGCCCAGGACAGTTTAGATTCGCAAGTTCTGCCACATGCCCTTTTGCTTGAATCTCCTTACATACTTCGGCTAAGAGATCTGCTTCCATACCAAGAACAGCAGACATGGCGCCTTCCCCGTAAGGAACCGCTTCTTCCATAAATAAACCGCGATTATGTACTGCATACACAGCATCTTCAAAAGATAGAGACCCGGCAGCAACCAGCGCACTGTACTCTCCTAAACTGTGTCCGGCTACATAATCAGGTGTTATATTTTCTTCTTTTAATAGTTCTAGAACCGCAATACTCATTGTTACAAGTGCAGGCTGAGTATTCTCAGTGCGGCGGAGCTTCTCTTCTGGCCCCTCTGCCATAATTTTTGTTAAAGAATATCCGAGCCTGGAATCAGCACGATCTAGAATTTCCTTACATTTTGGCTCATTCGTTCTGAGTTCTACTCCCATCCCAACAGCTTGTGAGCCTTGTCCTGGAAATAAAAAAGCGATTTTCCCCATTAGTTTCCTCCCCATTCTCTACTTGCTTTGTGTAGAATTTATTGTAGCAACTTCTGTTTGAATGATGGTTGTAACCTGCTCTTCTACCATTTGTCTTGCTTGTCTGATCGCATGGTATACAGCCACTTCATCAGAGGAACCATGTGCTTTAATGACAGGTGCCTTAAGCCCAAACAGTCCCGCACCGCCATACTCTGAATAACTTAGTTGACTTTTAATATCTTTAAAGCTTGACTTAAGCATTCCAGCTGCAAGTTTATTTTTCACAGATTTCGTTAGTTCCTTTTTCAACAAAGAAAATAAAGTTCCTGCTGTTCCTTCAATTGTTTTTAAGACTAAATTCCCTGCAAAGCCATCACAAACTACTACATCAGCGACCCCGTTCATAAGATCTCTGGCTTCGACGTTTCCGATAAAATGAAAATTGGCTGCTTCTAGGAGCGGGAACGCTTCTTTTGTTAATTCGTTTCCTTTTCCGCTCTCAGTACCGACATTTAATAGTCCTACACGAGGCTTTTTAACTTTTTGTACTTTTTCCATATATGTATTTCCAATGATTGCATATTGAAGCAGCTGCTCTGGTTTTGCATCCATATTAGCCCCTACATCAAGCAGCAAAAATCCATTGCCGTCAAGTGTTGGCAGCATTGGTGAGAGGGCAGGTCGATCAATTCCTTTAATCCGGCCAACATGCAATAGCCCTGCTGTCATTAAAGCGCCCGTATTTCCTGCCGATATGCTGGCATCAGCACGCCCTTCTCGTACTTCACGCACACTAAGAACCATCGAAGCTTCCTTTTTTCTGCGGACAGCTGTTGTCGGCTGATCTGTATCTTCAATTTTCTCTGTTGTATGCAGAATCGTAATATTTGTATCATCTTTTAAATGTGGACGAATGTCTGATTCATTGCCCACGAGCGTTATTTCCAGCCCGGAAAAATCTTTCACTGCTTGCTCGGCAGCTGCTACTTGGGCACGCGGTGCATGATCTCCGCCCATTGCATCAATTGCAATTCTCATTTTCATTCTCCTTTTTTTCAACCTATATCATTGTTGCGATACATCACAAACTCACCCTGAAAAACCATTTCTTGGTCTACAAAGCTCTCTACTTTAACAGTGGTACGCCCTTGTTCTGTCAGTAATACACTCGCTTTGGCTATAACCCTTTCGCCGGCTTTAACCTGCCGTGTAAAGTGAATGACAGCCCGCTGTGTCAATGCAAGCGGATCATCTATGATCGCCACTGCCAGCGAGTTCGCTTGGGCAAATAGATGATGCCCTCTTGCAATACCTGAACGACTAAAGACATGTTCGTTTTGTACATCTAAAATGGATATCGCTCGTTCATCAAGCTGTAAATCGACAATTTCCCCGATCACCTCATCAGGATGAAGCGCACGAACATCATCAAGCTGCTGTTTAGCAACATCTTTAATTCTCTCACGAAGTTCAGGGATTGCAAGTTCCATTCTATCAAGCCTAATCGTTTGAATACTTACGGAAAAACGCTTGGCAAGCTCTTCATCTGTCATAAATGGATTGCTTGCCAGCGTTTCTTGTAAAATCGATTGGCGTTCTTTTTTACGTCTTTTCATATCTTGCCCTACCACCCTTTACCTAGGTGCAGACACCTCACGATATTACTTTTCAAGCAAAGTCATAAAAAGTGCGTGAAAAGCTTGTGACGATCGCAGCCCTGTTGGTTCAATCAAACAACTCATATTTATATGACTAGGTACTAAGAGTAGTATATAATTGCACACTTATAATTTCAATAGTTAATCAAGCTTTTCTCCAGCAAATACACCAGAGTCCTCTAAGTACTTTCTAAAGTAGCTGTAGACAGGGTTTTCAAAGAAATCAGCTTTGTTTACTAATTCAGCTGCATCTTGCCTGGCCACTTCAAGCGCCCGGTAATCATGAACCACATCAGCTACTTTAAAATTAGGAAGTCCGCTTTGTTTGGAACCGAAGAAATCTCCAGGTCCTCGCAGTTCCAAATCTCTCTCAGACAACACAAACCCATCATTTGTTTCAGTCATAATCCGCATCCGCTCTTTACCAACTTCTGACTTCGGGTCAGCAAGCAATATACAATAAGACTGGGCATCACCTCGTCCTACCCTGCCTCTTAATTGATGAAGCTGAGCAAGTCCGAAGCGCTCGGCGTCATAAATAACCATAACAGTAGCATTAGGCACATTCACACCGACTTCAACCACAGTAGTCGATACTAAAATTTGTGTCGAATTCTCACTAAACGCTTCCATCACTTCATCTTTTTCCTTTGGATGAAGACGCCCATGCATTAAGCCGACTTTAAACTTCCCGCTGTAATGCTGCTGGAGGATCGCATGAACATCAATCGCATTTTGCACATCGAGTGATTCCGACTCTTCAATAAGCGGACAAATGACATAGGCTTGTCTCCCTGCGTGCAATTCTTTTTCAATAAAACCAAGCACACGGTCTAACATGTCATGTTTTGTCCAATACGTTTCAATTACCTTCCGCCCGGCAGGCATCTCATCAATAATTGATACATCCATATCCCCAAAAACGGAAATAGCAAGCGTTCTAGGAATTGGTGTTGCCGTCATAAATAATACGTCAGGATGCTCCCCTTTATCTCGAAGCACTCTTCTTTGTTCTACACCGAAACGATGCTGCTCATCTGTAATGACAAGACCTAAGTCGTGAAAGATGACATCTTCTTGAATGAGCGCATGAGTGCCAACAGCAATATGCATCTCCCCTGATTCAAGGCGCTCGAGCCTCTCTCTTCTTTTCTTCCCTTTGACTGAACCTGATAAGAGCTCAACTTCAATCCCAAATGGTTCAAGGAGAGGTTTAAGCGAGGAGACATGCTGCTCTGCTAATATTTCTGTGGGCACCATTAGTGCTGCTTGTTTTCCGGCTTGAACGACGGCATACATACACACGGCCGCAACGACGGTTTTTCCGGATCCGACATCCCCTTGTAAAAGGCGGTTCATCCGGTAATCAGATTCAATATCATGAAGAATATCTTTCACTACTCTTTTTTGAGCACCCGTAAGCGGGAAGGGGAGTCCGCTCACAAAATCTCTCACCTTGTTTCGATCAAGCATAAGCGGCACACCGACTGATTGTTCACGGTTTATTTTTCGATATGCTTGCATTTTTAACTGAAAGAAAAGAAATTCCTCATAGACCATTCTTCGCCGTGCGTGTTTTGTTGCTTCATCTTTTGATGGATAATGCAGACGGTAGATCGCTTCTCTTTTAGTTGGAAGCTTGTATTTTTCTAAAAACGATTCCGGAAGCACCTCAGGTATATCCTCACCGTATTGCTGCATCGCTTGATAAATATATTTTTTAAGTGATTTTGACGTCAATTTGCCTGATACTGAATAGACAGGCACGATCGTCTGTTCTTTTTCTACTCTGCCTGGATGGCACTCGCTGCCGGCGATGGTCATTCTATGCTGATCCCATTTTCCTGTAACGGTAACCTCCTGGCCGATTTGAAAGTACTTTTTTAGAAACGCCCGATTAAAAAAAGTAACCGTTATTAAAATTTGATTGACTAACAGCCTTACGGACAAGCGGTTTTTTTTCTTTCCGTAGTAGCGGATCGATGGTTCACTTTGCACTACACCGACTACCGTTACTCTCTCATCATGCTTTGTATCTTGTAAATCTTTTAACTGGTAATCCTCATACCGAAAAGGGAAGTGCTCGATTAAGTCTTGGACTGTATGAACATTCATCCCAGCCATTTGTTTTGCGGTTTCCTCACCGACTCCTTTTACTTCGGTAACCGGTAAACTCATGATGTGATTCATTTCTTATCAAGCGATACACCAAAAATTTTGGCTTCTAGCTCCCGTCCAGTTGGTGTCGCTGCTAATCCTCCTTGAGCTGTTTCACGGAGAGCTTCAGGCATCGTTTGTCCAATTTTATACATCGCATCAATCACTTCATCGCATGGAATTCTGCTTGTAATGCCTGCTAATGCCATGTCCGCTGCCACCACAGCATTTGATGCTCCCATTGCATTACGTTTCACACACGGTACTTCTACAAGCCCTGCCACAGGATCACATACAAGACCAAGCATATTTTTCAAAGCAATTGCCATTGCTTCTGCGGATTGACTCGGCGTGCCTCCAGCAAGCTCTACTAAGGCTGCTGCTGCCATTCCGGTTGCAGAGCCCACCTCAGCCTGGCATCCTCCAGCCGCACCAGAGATAGAAGCATTATTCGCTACTACAAATCCGAAAGCACCTGATGCAAATAAATAACCAATCATCGCATCTTCTGTCGGATTTAATTTTGCTTCTAGTCCGAATAATACTCCCGGTACAACGCCTGCAGCACCTGCTGTCGGCGTGGCGCAGATCGTTCCCATTGCAGCATTTACTTCATTCGTTGCAACTGCTTTACTAACCGCATCTAATAAGACATCACTAGATAGAAAATTGCCTTTTTTAATATATTCTTGTAACTTGACCGCATCTCCGCCAGTTAGGCCGGATACTGAACGAACATTTTCAGAAATTCCTCTTTCAACTGCGGCTCTCATCACCTTCAAATTTTCTCTCATTTGATTTATGACGACCTCTCGTGATTTGCCGCTTACTTCTACTTCCTGTCTGATCATCACTTCAGAAATAGGTATATCTTGTGATTCAGCTAATTCTACAAGCTCCGCCACATTACGAAACATATTCATTCCTCCTACTAGCATTCAGCCTAATCATGAATCTTTGTCACTTTCACGATATTTGGCAGGCTTTCTAGTTCTTTTAAAATAGTATTTGGTACATTTTGGTCAACTTCTATCACCATAAGAGCTTCTTTCCCTTTTTCTTTTCGCGATACTTCCATATGTCCAATATTAATTTCATGCTTAGCAAGCACATTCGATACGCCTGCTATCACACCATACCGGTCATTATGAACGACTAATATAGCAGGATGATTTCCAGAAAGCTTTAATTGAAATCCATTCAGCTCAATAATTTCTATTTTACCGCCCCCAATGGAGATACCAACGAGTTCAATTGTGACCTCTCCTTTAGTTAACACCACTTTAGCCGTATTGGGGTGATCCGTTAAGGCTTCTTCCTCATGAAAATGAATATCAATCTTTTCATCTTTCGCAATTGTAAGCGCATTCGTAATCCTAGAATCGAAGGTGTCAAAGTCTAATATTCCTCCAACGATCGCTACGTCTGTCCCATGTCCTCTATACGTTTTAGCAAATGATCCATAAAAATAAATATCTGCACGATCTGGTTTTTCTGCAAACAATGTTCTTGCTACTCTCCCTATTCTCGCTGCTCCTGCAGTGTGAGAACTTGAAGGCCCAATCATAATAGGTCCAATAATATCAAACACTGTACGATACTTCATAGCTTTCCTCCTGTGATTATCATCCATATACTACTACAATTCTCTAGAAACGACGAAATGAAACCTATCTACAAAGCAAAAATATCCCTACCTAGCTATGGTGCAGGCAGGAATATTCTTATGATTCATCATGCTTTTGTGATGGAAAAGGCAACAGTGCCCGGGCCGACGTGTGCACCGATTACGGCTCCAATATCTGTCATCACTTCTGATTCCACATTAAATTCAGCTCGCATTCGATCCAGCATTTCACGAGCGAGCTCTTCGTTTACAGCATGTGAGACGCCAACATGAACACGAGCTTGTCCATATTGATCACGCAGCACTTCTAAAATACGACTTAACGCCTTCTTCTGACCACGTACTTTTTCTACAGGGTACACTTCCCCGTCTTCTGTCAGGCTGAGAATGGGCTTAATTTTTAACAATGAACCAAGCATAGCTGACGCTTTTCCGATTCGGCCATTCTTTTGCAGAAATTCAAGCGTATCTACTAAGAAATACACCTTCGTGTCGTTCATTAACTCATCAATACGGCTAAGACATTCTTCAACTGACTTTCCTTCTTTAGCCATCTTCGCGACTTCAACAACGATTATTCCAATCGCATAGGATGCTCGCTTCGAGTCAATCACATGAAGCTTATCAGAAAGATCCAGTGATTGCTTTGCAATCATGGCAGCTTGGTATGTCCCGCTCATTTTAGATGATAAATGAATCGAGATGATCGTTGTATCCTCTTCAGTAAGCAGCTCACGATACAATTCTTCAAATTGATAAGGAGTCGGCTGAGATGTTGAAGGGATCCGATCCTCTGCTACAACCTTCTCATAAAACTCAGTCGATGTTAAAGTGACTCCATCTTGATATGTCTCTTCTTCAGAGAAGATCACGTTTAATGGAATGACCGTAATGTTTAATTGTTCAGCAAGCTCCTTTGGAATATCCGCTGTGCTATCTGTTACCACTACTACTTTTGACATACAATCCAACCCCCGTACGGATTATTCAACCGAGAAAATATATGAGTATAGTGGCTGATTACCTAAATGGATATCTACCTCTACATCTGGATACTCACTCTCAATGTAGGCAGCTAACTCATCTGTTAACTCACTGCTTGCATCTTCCCCTTGCAGGATTGTAATAATCTCACTATTTTCATCCATTAACTTTTGCAGCAGC carries:
- the recG gene encoding ATP-dependent DNA helicase RecG, which translates into the protein MNHIMSLPVTEVKGVGEETAKQMAGMNVHTVQDLIEHFPFRYEDYQLKDLQDTKHDERVTVVGVVQSEPSIRYYGKKKNRLSVRLLVNQILITVTFFNRAFLKKYFQIGQEVTVTGKWDQHRMTIAGSECHPGRVEKEQTIVPVYSVSGKLTSKSLKKYIYQAMQQYGEDIPEVLPESFLEKYKLPTKREAIYRLHYPSKDEATKHARRRMVYEEFLFFQLKMQAYRKINREQSVGVPLMLDRNKVRDFVSGLPFPLTGAQKRVVKDILHDIESDYRMNRLLQGDVGSGKTVVAAVCMYAVVQAGKQAALMVPTEILAEQHVSSLKPLLEPFGIEVELLSGSVKGKKRRERLERLESGEMHIAVGTHALIQEDVIFHDLGLVITDEQHRFGVEQRRVLRDKGEHPDVLFMTATPIPRTLAISVFGDMDVSIIDEMPAGRKVIETYWTKHDMLDRVLGFIEKELHAGRQAYVICPLIEESESLDVQNAIDVHAILQQHYSGKFKVGLMHGRLHPKEKDEVMEAFSENSTQILVSTTVVEVGVNVPNATVMVIYDAERFGLAQLHQLRGRVGRGDAQSYCILLADPKSEVGKERMRIMTETNDGFVLSERDLELRGPGDFFGSKQSGLPNFKVADVVHDYRALEVARQDAAELVNKADFFENPVYSYFRKYLEDSGVFAGEKLD
- the sdaAA gene encoding L-serine ammonia-lyase, iron-sulfur-dependent, subunit alpha, which translates into the protein MFRNVAELVELAESQDIPISEVMIRQEVEVSGKSREVVINQMRENLKVMRAAVERGISENVRSVSGLTGGDAVKLQEYIKKGNFLSSDVLLDAVSKAVATNEVNAAMGTICATPTAGAAGVVPGVLFGLEAKLNPTEDAMIGYLFASGAFGFVVANNASISGAAGGCQAEVGSATGMAAAALVELAGGTPSQSAEAMAIALKNMLGLVCDPVAGLVEVPCVKRNAMGASNAVVAADMALAGITSRIPCDEVIDAMYKIGQTMPEALRETAQGGLAATPTGRELEAKIFGVSLDKK
- the sdaAB gene encoding L-serine ammonia-lyase, iron-sulfur-dependent subunit beta, producing the protein MKYRTVFDIIGPIMIGPSSSHTAGAARIGRVARTLFAEKPDRADIYFYGSFAKTYRGHGTDVAIVGGILDFDTFDSRITNALTIAKDEKIDIHFHEEEALTDHPNTAKVVLTKGEVTIELVGISIGGGKIEIIELNGFQLKLSGNHPAILVVHNDRYGVIAGVSNVLAKHEINIGHMEVSRKEKGKEALMVIEVDQNVPNTILKELESLPNIVKVTKIHD
- a CDS encoding DegV family protein; translation: MSKVVVVTDSTADIPKELAEQLNITVIPLNVIFSEEETYQDGVTLTSTEFYEKVVAEDRIPSTSQPTPYQFEELYRELLTEEDTTIISIHLSSKMSGTYQAAMIAKQSLDLSDKLHVIDSKRASYAIGIIVVEVAKMAKEGKSVEECLSRIDELMNDTKVYFLVDTLEFLQKNGRIGKASAMLGSLLKIKPILSLTEDGEVYPVEKVRGQKKALSRILEVLRDQYGQARVHVGVSHAVNEELAREMLDRMRAEFNVESEVMTDIGAVIGAHVGPGTVAFSITKA